The following proteins are co-located in the Telopea speciosissima isolate NSW1024214 ecotype Mountain lineage chromosome 9, Tspe_v1, whole genome shotgun sequence genome:
- the LOC122638889 gene encoding uncharacterized protein LOC122638889, translated as MAYKKKFEELAWFAPEHIDTDAKKAKKFLRGLNLQLKGSIVVLKLRSYAEVLERALLLEDSQRGTIQGNSSKVQGKRPIDSQHSGDDRPQRHQRTHYEQTTQTPCRTCGKHHSGQCRQNSDNCYRCGGRGHMGQRPHQTQQGQQQPSRHQQKQKHQTAQTVETQKAQARVFALMTKDVEASPTVVTGTLNISTISANVLFDSGSTHSLLSKSFSEKISVEPRPLKPSLLVTLPSGENLVADTVFEFCLVQIEGREMPANLIFLDMTDFNVILGMDWLSTYHASIQCYEKDTVFKPKNETEFKFSGLRTGKPASSLISAVRARKLLAQGCHGFLASLVDLKKEEQQLGDIHIVRDFPDVFPDDLVGLPLDRELEFTIDLLKIKGEDIPKTAFNTRYGHYEFVVMPFGLTNASAVFMDLMNRVFHDFLNRFVIMFIDDILIYSKNKEDHEEHLRTVLQRLREKQLYAKLSKCDFWLNQVAFLGHIISASGISVDPSKVKAVTNWARPTIVTEIRSFLGLVV; from the exons ATGGCctacaaaaagaaatttgaagaattaGCTTGGTTCGCACCTGAACACATTGATACTGATGCTAAGAAGGCTAAGAAATTTTTGAGAGGTTTGAATCTCCAATTGAAGGGATCAATCGTAGTATTGAAGCTGAGGTCATATGCTGAGGTGTTAGAGAGAGCACTATTATTGGAGGATAGTCAGAGGGGTACTATACAGGGTAACTCGAGTAAGGTACAAGGAAAGAGGCCTATTGACAGTCAGCACTCTGGGGATGATAGACCCCAGAGGCATCAGAGGACTCACTATGAGCAGACCACACAGACTCCTTGTCGTACCTGTGGCAAGCATCACAGTGGGCAGTGTAGGCAGAATTCTGATAATTGCTATAGATGTGGAGGACGAGGTCACATG GGGCAACGACCACATCAGACACAGCAGGGACAACAACAGCCCTCGAGGCATCAACAAAAGCAGAAACATCAGACTGCACAGACAGTTGAAACACAAAAGGCTCAGGCCAGAGTTTTTGCTTTGATGACAAAGGATGTTGAGGCTTCACCCACAGTGGTTACAG GTACACTAAACATTTCTACCATATCTGCcaatgtattatttgactcgggttcGACACACTCCCTTCTATCTAAATCATTTTCTGAGAAGATTAGTGTTGAACCTAGACCATTGAAACCCTCCTTATTGGTGACCCTACCATCTGGAgagaatttggttgcagacacTGTGTTTGAGTTTTGTTTGGTTCAGATAGAGGGTAGAGAGATGCCAGCAAACTTAATTTTTCTAGACATGACAGACTTTAATGTCATActtggcatggactggttgtctacTTACCATGCCAGTATACAATGTTATGAGAAGGACACAGTTTTTAAACCCAAGAATGAGACAGAATTTAAGTTTAGTGGGTTAAGGACGGGTAAACCTGCATCATCTCTGATATCAGCAGTGCGTGCAAGGAAGTTACTTGCTCAAGGTTGCCATGGATTTTTGGCTTCTCTAGTTGATTTAAAGAAAGAGGAGCAACAGTTGGGGGATATCCATATCGTTAGGGACTTTCCAGATGTGTTCCCTGATGACCTTGTTGGGTTACCACTTGATAGGGAATTGGAGTTTACCATTGATCTA ttgaagatcaagggtgaaGACATACCAAAGACTGCATTCAACACCCGTTATGGCCACTATGAATTTgtggttatgccatttgggttgACTAATGCATCAGCTGTatttatggacttgatgaaccGGGTATTCCATGACTTCCTAAACAGATTTGTTATTATGTTTATCGATGATATCTTGATATATTCCAAGAACAAGGAAGATCATGAGGAACATTTAAGGACTGTACTGCAGAGACTTAGAGAAAAACAGTTGTATGCCAAGCTAAGCAAGTGCgatttttggctcaaccaagTTGCATTTCTGGGTCATATTATATCAGCTAGTGGAATTTCAGTTGATCCTTCTAAAGTCAAGGCAGTTACAAATTGGGCCAGGCCAACCATAGTTACTGAGATCAgaagctttttgggtttggttgtgTAG
- the LOC122638890 gene encoding uncharacterized protein LOC122638890, with the protein MDPLKYLFEKPALTGRLARWLLLLSEFDITYVTQKAVKGKVIAEHLSAHLVMDTRRLEDIFPDEEIAVINTEREIKPWQMYFDGAANQKGCGAGILLITPEGVYMPMATRLEFECTNNMAEYEACVIGLEAALSIGVKNLQVYGDSSIMVCQVRGDWKTRDEKLKPYQGYIEVLMKQFAEISFDYFQRDNNRHVDALATLASMINFGPKEKIQPFMVDLRSQPSYQNCINTLTPDGRPWFAPIIDFIREGKYPTDATLREKRFLRHYATQFIIHENILYK; encoded by the coding sequence ATGGACCCCTTAAAGTATTTATTCGAGAAGCCTGCATTGACAGGGAGACTTGCACGATGGCTACTACTtttatcagaatttgacatcACTTATGTCACACAGAAGGCTGTCAAAGGAAAGGTCATCGCAGAGCATTTATCTGCACATCTAGTCATGGATACACGAAGATTAGAGGATATCTTCCCTGATGAAGAAATAGCAGTGATAAATACAGAAAGGGAGATAAAACCTTGGCAAATGTATTTTGATGGTGCAGCCAATCAGAAAGGATGCGGAGCTGGCATTCTACTTATAACCCCTGAGGGAGTCTACATGCCCATGGCCACTAGATTGGAATTTGAATGCACCAACAACATGGCCGAATATGAAGCTTGTGTCATTGGCTTGGAGGCAGCTCTCTCCATAGGGGTAAAAAACCTGCAAGTGTACGGTGACTCGTCCATCATGGTATGTCAGGTCCGAGGCGATTGGAAGACAAGAGATGAAAAGCTGAAGCCTTACCAAGGGTATATAGAAGTCTTGATGAAGCAGTTCGCGGAGATTAGTTTTGACTATTTCCAAAGGGACAACAATAGACATGTTGATGCCTTGGCAACGCTTGCGTCAATGATCAATTTTGGCCCAAAGGAGAAGATTCAACCATTCATGGTAGACTTAAGAAGCCAACCCTCATATCAGAACTGCATTAACACTTTGACCCCTGATGGCCGGCCATGGTTCGCCCCCATTATAGATTTCATTCGAGAAGGGAAGTATCCGACAGATGCGACCTTGAGGGAAAAGAGGTTTCTTAGGCATTATGCCACCCAGTTCATCATACATGAGAATATCTTGTACAAGTGA